GCCACGAGCAAGGCCAGCTCACCAGAGAGTATCTTTTTAGAGCTAAGCTTCATAAACTCACACACAAAGTCAAGGTTTATACCCCTGCCATCCTGTAGGGTATCTGCGGGTATGCAGAGTATCCTTGGAGAGTTAAAGTCACCTACAAGTAGGACGCTGCTCTCGGAAGGAGTAAACTCCACCTCTAGCTGTGCGCTTACTCTCTTGTGTAAAAGCTCCTCCTTGTATTCAGTGGGCACGAGGAAAGTAGGGTCTGCCACGCCATCAAACTCCTCAATAGGTCTGTCTTCAAAGGGCTCCACGAAAACAACCCTTAACCCTCCCTTTGAGTAGTAGAGAGTATCTCCTACGAGCTCATGGGGATCTGTCTTCAACACACCCCTTATGGACCTTGAGTAGGGTCTTACAAAGGAGGGAATCGCCTTACCATCTACCTCAAGCTTACCCAGTATAGGTCTCCAGTTTATGAAGGAAAACTCCCACTCCTTGCAGGCAATTCCTATAGATTCTGCAAAGAGTCTGACCTCTTTTATGAAGGCTCTTTCCTCCTTGCTTCCTGGTCTTCTACCCATGTAGGAGATCAGATCCCACACACTTTGATCTTTCTTCTGCTTGAAAAGTCCATACACACAACCACAATAATCCTGGTGATAAAGCTC
The DNA window shown above is from Thermocrinis minervae and carries:
- a CDS encoding epoxyqueuosine reductase QueH, translated to MKILAHICCAPDAVYFLKRLREDFKEAHIVGFFYDPNIHPYEEYKLRLLETKRVCQELGIELYEGEYDVESWLSKVKGLEDEPERGKRCAVCFDYRLLRSAEFAKEIGATHLTTTLLMSPKKDLRMLSESGQKVCQEYGVEFLALDYRKGGGTQEMFRLSRELELYHQDYCGCVYGLFKQKKDQSVWDLISYMGRRPGSKEERAFIKEVRLFAESIGIACKEWEFSFINWRPILGKLEVDGKAIPSFVRPYSRSIRGVLKTDPHELVGDTLYYSKGGLRVVFVEPFEDRPIEEFDGVADPTFLVPTEYKEELLHKRVSAQLEVEFTPSESSVLLVGDFNSPRILCIPADTLQDGRGINLDFVCEFMKLSSKKILSGELALLVAGAESLGHVGSKYFQERTERSVVHLGFHPESVHLL